From Thermoleophilum album:
GCGACCAGCCAGCGCACGACCGTGCCCTCCTCCATCGAGTCGGTGAGGCGCGGCATGACGATCTCGACAGCCATCGCGACCCCGTTCAACCAGCGCCGCGACCGAGAGTGGCAAGCACGGCGGCGACGACGTTCTCTTCGTGGGGCAGAGCCGCTTGCTCGAGCGGCCTGGAGTAAGGCATCGGCACATCGGCGCGGGCGATCCGCTCGATTGGCGCGTCGAGCCAATCGAAGGCCTGTTCCTGGACGAGCGCCGCCAGGTTGGCGCCCACACCGCCGTGGGGCCAACCTTCCTCGACGATCACAAGCCGATTGGTGCGGCGCACGGACTCGAGGATCGTGTCGAGATCGAGCGGCCGCAGCGTGCGCGGGTCGATCACCTCGGCGCTGACGCCGTGATCGCGCGCCAGGCGTTCGGCGGCGCGCTCGGCGACCACCGCCATCCGCGAGACGCCGACGATCGTGACGTCGCTCCCGCGCCGCCTGACGGCCGCCTCGCCGAAGCGCAGTGGGCCGAGATCGGCGGGAACCTCGCCGCGCATCCCGTACAGCGACTTGTGCTCGATGAAGACGACGGGGTTCTCGTCGCGAATCGCCGACTTGAGCAGTCCCTTCGCGTCGGCCGGCGTTGCCGGCACAGCGACGAGGAGGCCGGGAACGTGCAGGAAGAAAGACTCGAGACAGTGCGAGTGCGTGGGACCCAGCTGGTGGCCCGCGCCCTGCGGCATGCGGATCACCATCGGCACCGTCGGCTGGCCGCCGAACATGTAGCGAACGTGCGCCGCCGAGTTGAAGATCTGGTCGAGAGCGAGCAACGCGAAGCTCAGCTGCATGATCTCGACCACCGGGCGCATGCCCGCCATCGCCGCGCCCACACCCATGCCGACGATCGTGTTTTCGGAAATCGGTGTGTCGCGCACGCGCTCTTCGCCGAACTCGGCGAGAAGCCCGTCGGTGACCTTGAAGGCGCCTCCGAACACACCGATGTCCTCGCCCATCAGGAAGACGCGCTCGTCGGCGAGCATCTCTTCGCGCAGCGCTTCGCGCAGCGCCTCGCGATAGGTGATCGTGCGTGTCGCCGCCGGCGCGCGCGTCGCCTGTTCGTCGGCCGGTGGGCGGTGCGGGGTCGTGGCGCTTGTCTCGGAGCTCATGGCTGGAGGGTCTCGTCGGCGCGATGGCTAGCGGTTTCTGCCGGCCGCTCGGCGCTGCCGCCAGTGTCGGCGGCGGACGCACTTGCGACGTCCGGCGCGGGCGGCGGTGGCGGGCTCGGCGCTAGCTCGTCGGGAAGGTCGCGGCGCGTGCGCCCGACATGCGCAGCTTCCTCCTGGTGTTGCGCCGCCTGCTCGGCCAGCTCCCGGGCACGCTCGCTCGCCTCGCGGGCGCGCTCGCCACGGTAGACGTCGGGACTGCGCTCGTCGACCGTCCACCACCCCGGCACGTCGCCGCCGTAGACGTAGACGTGGTCGTACAGCGTCTCCGGTGCCGGGAACGGCGCGGCATCGGCGAACCGGACAGCATCCTCGACGACCTCGTGCACACGCGCCTCGATCGCCTCGAGATCGCTGCGCGTTGCCACACCCTCGTCGAGGAGGCGCTGCGGAAAGGTCGCGAGCGGGTCGCGGCGCCGCCACTCGGCCACCTCCTCGGGGACGCGATACACCTCGGGATCGGCCATCGAGTGGCCGCGGAAACGGTAGGTGACCGCCTCGACGAGCTGTGGGCGACGCTCCTCGCGCGCCAGTCGCAGGGCCTCGCCGATCGCGCGACGCACATCGAGCACGTCCATGCCGTCACAGCGCCGCCCCGGCACGCCGAAACCCTCGGACTTCCGCGAAAGGTCGAGCACCGCCGAGTGGCGGTCGATGCGCGTGCCCATCCCGAACTGGTTGTTCACGACCACGAACACCACCGGCAGCCGCCACAGCGCGGCGAGGTTCATCGTCTCGCCGAACGTGCCCTGGTTGGTGGCACCGTCGCCGAACATCGTCACCACCGCGTCGTCGCTGCCGCGCAGAGCGCAAGCCAAAGCCACACCAGCGCCGATCGGCAGGTTCGCCCCGACGATTCCGTAGCCGCCAAGGAAACGGCGCGGACCGTCGTAGAGGTGCATCGATCCGCCGCGCCCGCGCGAGCAGCCGGCCTCTTTGCCGAACAGCTCGGCCATCACGGCGCGCGCCGAAGTGCCGCGAGCGAGCGCCTGGCCGTGCTCGCGGTAGGTGGAGAGGAGGTAGTCGCCGGGCCGCATCGCCTCGCAGGTCCCCACCACCGTCGCCTCCTCGCCAATGCAGAGGTGCAGGAAGCCGCCGATCTTGGCGC
This genomic window contains:
- a CDS encoding alpha-ketoacid dehydrogenase subunit beta, whose translation is MSSETSATTPHRPPADEQATRAPAATRTITYREALREALREEMLADERVFLMGEDIGVFGGAFKVTDGLLAEFGEERVRDTPISENTIVGMGVGAAMAGMRPVVEIMQLSFALLALDQIFNSAAHVRYMFGGQPTVPMVIRMPQGAGHQLGPTHSHCLESFFLHVPGLLVAVPATPADAKGLLKSAIRDENPVVFIEHKSLYGMRGEVPADLGPLRFGEAAVRRRGSDVTIVGVSRMAVVAERAAERLARDHGVSAEVIDPRTLRPLDLDTILESVRRTNRLVIVEEGWPHGGVGANLAALVQEQAFDWLDAPIERIARADVPMPYSRPLEQAALPHEENVVAAVLATLGRGAG
- the pdhA gene encoding pyruvate dehydrogenase (acetyl-transferring) E1 component subunit alpha, with protein sequence MDSAGTQQGLLRPEEAGLRPAQHPLPPRDECLRLFERMLLIRRFEERAGEMYARAKIGGFLHLCIGEEATVVGTCEAMRPGDYLLSTYREHGQALARGTSARAVMAELFGKEAGCSRGRGGSMHLYDGPRRFLGGYGIVGANLPIGAGVALACALRGSDDAVVTMFGDGATNQGTFGETMNLAALWRLPVVFVVVNNQFGMGTRIDRHSAVLDLSRKSEGFGVPGRRCDGMDVLDVRRAIGEALRLAREERRPQLVEAVTYRFRGHSMADPEVYRVPEEVAEWRRRDPLATFPQRLLDEGVATRSDLEAIEARVHEVVEDAVRFADAAPFPAPETLYDHVYVYGGDVPGWWTVDERSPDVYRGERAREASERARELAEQAAQHQEEAAHVGRTRRDLPDELAPSPPPPPAPDVASASAADTGGSAERPAETASHRADETLQP